One genomic segment of Alosa sapidissima isolate fAloSap1 chromosome 13, fAloSap1.pri, whole genome shotgun sequence includes these proteins:
- the slc31a2 gene encoding probable low affinity copper uptake protein 2 isoform X2, which produces MHFEASSSVTLLFDFWDVHGPAGMVLSVFVVLLLTVFYELLKVWKVGLSQRSEAPGPPPFPAPYSPTEGRCFSPQPACLSPQLESHESITALASSPSESTLNPADGTNTATSSSLNSWLQHGLQTILHIVQVTLGYMLMLCVMTYNVWIFLGVIVGSVLGYFLAFPLLIKVE; this is translated from the exons ATGCACTTTGAAGCCTCAAGCAGCGTCACGCTGCTGTTTGACTTCTGGGATGTGCATGgacctgcag GGATGGTGCTGTCAGTCTTCGTGGTGCTGCTGCTCACCGTTTTTTATGAGCTGCTCAAGGTGTGGAAAGTGGGGTTGAGCCAGCGTTCTGAAGCCCCTGGTCCCCCTCCCTTCCCTGCACCTTACTCACCTACAGAGGGCAGATGTTTCTCCCCTCAGCCAGCTTGTCTCTCACCCCAGCTGGAGAGCCATGAGAGCATCACCGCTCTGGCCAGTAGCCCCTCAGAGTCCACCCTCAATCCTGCCGACGGCACCAACACTGCTACCAGCTCCAGCTTGAACAG CTGGCTCCAGCATGGGCTCCAGACAATCCTCCACATCGTGCAGGTCACCCTGGGCTACATGCTCATGCTCTGCGTCATGACCTACAATGTCTGGATCTTCCTAGGGGTCATCGTGGGCTCAGTTCTTGGCTACTTCCTGGCCTTCCCGCTGCTCATTAAAGTGGAATAA
- the slc31a2 gene encoding probable low affinity copper uptake protein 2 isoform X1 yields the protein MSMHFEASSSVTLLFDFWDVHGPAGMVLSVFVVLLLTVFYELLKVWKVGLSQRSEAPGPPPFPAPYSPTEGRCFSPQPACLSPQLESHESITALASSPSESTLNPADGTNTATSSSLNSWLQHGLQTILHIVQVTLGYMLMLCVMTYNVWIFLGVIVGSVLGYFLAFPLLIKVE from the exons ATGTCT ATGCACTTTGAAGCCTCAAGCAGCGTCACGCTGCTGTTTGACTTCTGGGATGTGCATGgacctgcag GGATGGTGCTGTCAGTCTTCGTGGTGCTGCTGCTCACCGTTTTTTATGAGCTGCTCAAGGTGTGGAAAGTGGGGTTGAGCCAGCGTTCTGAAGCCCCTGGTCCCCCTCCCTTCCCTGCACCTTACTCACCTACAGAGGGCAGATGTTTCTCCCCTCAGCCAGCTTGTCTCTCACCCCAGCTGGAGAGCCATGAGAGCATCACCGCTCTGGCCAGTAGCCCCTCAGAGTCCACCCTCAATCCTGCCGACGGCACCAACACTGCTACCAGCTCCAGCTTGAACAG CTGGCTCCAGCATGGGCTCCAGACAATCCTCCACATCGTGCAGGTCACCCTGGGCTACATGCTCATGCTCTGCGTCATGACCTACAATGTCTGGATCTTCCTAGGGGTCATCGTGGGCTCAGTTCTTGGCTACTTCCTGGCCTTCCCGCTGCTCATTAAAGTGGAATAA